CTAAGCCATACTGGTAGGGGATACCGATGGCGCTCAGTCCATAGCGCGCCACAAAACGACATGCCGCCACATACATTTTCATTTGGCTGAGTACTTGGTCATAAACCAATTCCGTAAATTTATTGGTGCCCCAACTGAAGTTCACGCCTTTACGGATCAGATAATCCAGTTGCTTTTGGGCTTCTTCATCACTGACAAGCGCCATTTCCGCCACCAGATCGCTTTGGTTCAAATATTCAATAGGCATTCCCAAAGCGCCCAGCTTGGCAGGGTCCATGACTGTATTCAGCATGCCCATGCAGCCGGGATCGAATTGACCCATAATACGGCGTTCACGCCGGATACTTTCCGCCAAAGTCTTGCCGATTTTTTCCGCTTCCGCCGACAGAGTGCATTTCGCGCCATCGGTAAGATGCGCCATGGAATGACTGAGCTTTCCTGTCTTCAGCCATTTATCGAAGTTTTTCATAAAGAAAGGATCATCAATGAAGCCTTCGCTCCAGAGCCGCGCATGTTTCACGTTGAGCCGGTCTAAGGTGGCGGAATGGTTGAGCAGCGCCACCAACCCGGGGAAGGTGCCGTCAAAATTAGCCAAGAGCAAAATGGGACCGCGATGGGTTTGGAGCGGACCGGATACATGGTGTGAATAGGACCAGATATTGAGCAATATGATAACGGGCGCTTCCGGATCTATTTCTGAGAAGACAGCCGTACCTTCACATTGACGGCTCAAAAATCCATGCTTGCGTTTGGAATCAAACTTGGGAAGCACGACTGTATCAAAGCCCAGTTTCTTAGCCGCGCTTTTCACTTGCTTCAGCGTTTTTTCTTGGAGCGGCCAGCCATTTAGACAGGCTGGCTGACGCAGATCGCCATTTGATAACAGATACACTTTCTTTGAACTTGCCATAGTTATATCTCCCTTATTGTTTATTGGAAAAAGAAATCTCATGCAATTGTATGCTTTATCTAGGATACCTTGCAATCTTCCTTCCTTTTCGACAGGCTTGCGAGGGCTGTCCCGCGCAACAAAAGATACCGGTTACAGCCCAATCTGCCTAAAAAGTGGCTATAAATGTTAAACTTAAAGAGAACGATGAACATAAAAAAAGTTGATTGAGTAACCAAAGTCTCTTTACCATAATAATAGCAACGGACAATTGAATGGGATGAGCCGGCATTGACAACGAGACGACCGCCCTGGAAATACATGATTTCACTGCTTGTCACGGTCTCTGTAGGGTAACTTAGACGCCGTGCAGTTTCGCGAGATGAAGTGGTGCCTTTGAATTGTCATAGGACTTAGGAGTGCAGGCATAGTTTAAGAGACTTGACTGTTTCCCATATATTGGAAAGATGTTGTTTTTTGATTACAGGTATAGGCATGAGTCAGACACTCGTTACATTAATGAGAGAACTAAAGAAGCACTACGACCCCGAAGATCTGGGTCTGGTGCGTCATGCCTTCCGTGTTGCCAATGAAGCCCACCAAGATCAGCTTCGTGCCTCAGGTGAGCCTTATATCAGTCACAGCCTTGGGGTTGCGACCATTCTTGCCGAACTGGGATTGGATCCTGTAACCTGTGCGGCTGCCTTGCTACACGACGTGGTGGAAGACACCATTCATAAGATTCCGATTATTCTCCAAGAGTTCGGCGATGAAATCGCGTGGATCGTTGAGGGGGTCACCAAAATCAGCGGGCTGCGCTTTCTCAATGATGATAAGGAACGGGAGGAACAGCAGGCGCAAAATATCCGGAAGATGCTTGTTGCCACTGCCAAAGATTTGCGCGTGATCATGATCAAGTTGGCGGATCGGCTGCATAACATGCGCACTTTGAGCCACCTCAAAATAGAAGATCAAAAACGCATCGCCCGGGAGACTTTAGATATTTACGCGCCTTTAGCGAATCGGTTGGGGATCTCCCGTTGGAAATGGGAATTGGAAGATCATTCCTTTCGCGTGCTCATGCCGGAGATATACCGAAAAATTTCGAAACTTGTCGCCATGAAACGCAATGATCGCGAAGAATTTTTGGAAAACACCATTGCCTATCTGGAACCTCGTTTGAAAGAGTCAGAGGTGGCGGCGCGGGTCATCGGACGGCCCAAGCACCTTTACAGCATTTATGAAAAAATGACCCATCAAGGCAAAGATTTTTCGCAGGTCATGGATGTGCTGGCCATTCGTATTATCACGCAGACTGAGGCAGGTTGTTATAACGCATTGGGCGTCGTTCATGGGGTGTGGACTCCCATACCGGGTAGGCTGAAAGACTATATTGCCATGCCCAAATTAAATATGTACCAGGCAATCCATACCACGGTTATGCGTGAAAATGGTTTCCCCATGGAAGTACAAATACGATCTGAAAATATGGACTATATCGCTAGGGAGGGCGTGGCAGCCCATTGGCGCTATAAAGAAGGGGATTCGCGCCAGCAAGATAAGCTTGGTTCACAGTTGGCGTGGCTGCAAAAAATGTATGAGTGGCTTAAAGACGTGGGCAGCCATGAAAACTTGATGGACAGCATGCGCATGGACTTCTCTTCTGCGAACATTTATGTGTTCACGCCCCGAGGAGAGGTCAAGGAATTGCCCCAAGGTGCAACGCCCTTGGATTTTGCCTATCTTGTGCACTCCTATATTGGGCATCATTGTATTGGCGCGCGGGTAAACGGCAAAATGGTTTCCCTTCGATACAATTTGCAAATGGGCGATTCCGTAGAAATACTCACCTCTAAAAACCAAGAGCCCCATTTGGATTGGATTGATGTAGTCGTCACCGGCAGAGCACGAACCCGTATCCGCCAACGTTTGCGTGAACTCGGAGAGATGGCTCCCGCCGAAGAACAAAAGGTAGGCGTTCGCACGAGACATGTGCGCGGTTCCCGGCGAACCATGCCGACGGCGGAAGTAGTTCGTGAGGTGGATGAAGCGTCAAGACAGAAGTTGATTCGTGTCGAAGGGCTCAAGGGGATGTTGGTTCAGTTTGCAAAATGTTGTAACCCTATGCCCGGCCACGCCATTATAGGGTATGTGACCCGAACGCCGGGGATTTCCATTCACCGCGTAGAATGTAAGAGTTTTGCACGCTCTGCAAGAGATCATACGCGCGTTGTTCATGCCTGTTGGGACGGCGAAAGCCACATGTTGGCGAAAATCAGACTGATCACACGGAACCGCCCCAACTTGCTTGCCGATATTACCAATGCCTTGCGCCCCTTAAATATCGACATTTTAAACGCCCACTTTGGTCCCGGTGAAAACGAAAATAATTACTTTGATTTCCAGTTCGAAGCAACCAACGAGGAGAACATTGAGAAGGCCGCCCAAGCAGTACTCGCTGTGCCCGGTGTTTTCAATAGTATCCATCTCGGCGTACAAGATCCTTGCGACCGAAAGATCCCTAAAAATGCCAAAAAAAACCGAGCAAAAGAACTTAAAGAAACCGGATGAACCCCTCCTGTTCTCCTTGGTCTCTGAGTTTGAGCCGGCCGGCGACCAACCCGAAGCAATCGATTCTTTAACACGTGGTGTTTGTGAGGGGCTGCCCCATCAAGTCTTGCTTGGGGTGACCGGTTCCGGCAAAACATTTACCATTGCCAATGTCATCGCACGGGTGAACCGTCCCACCTTGGTGCTCGCCCATAATAAGATTTTGGCGGCCCAGCTCTATGGTGAATTCAAAGCCCTTTTCCCTCACAATGCCGTTGAATATTTCGTCAGCTATTACGATTATTACCAGCCTGAGGCCTACATTCCGACTACCGATACCTATATCGAAAAAGATTCTTCCATCAATGAGGAGATTGATAAGATGCGGCATGCCGCAACACGGGCTGTGTTGACACGCCGTGATTGCATCGTTGTCGCCAGTGTTTCCTGCATCTACGGTATCGGTTCGCCCCAAGCGTATTTGTCCCTTCGCGTGACGCTTGAAAGGGGCAAAGTTTTCCCGAGGGAAGCGCTGCTCGATAGCCTGATCGCTATGCAATATACGCGCAACGATATAGACTTTCACCGCGGCACTTTCCGCGTTCGCGGCGATATTGTCGATGTTTTTCCCGCCTATGAAGGGGATCGGGCAATACGGATTGAATACTTTGGTGATGAGGTAGATCAACTCTCCGAGATCGATCCGCTCCGTGGCGTTACGATCCGAAAGACGAACCGCGTCGATATTTTTCCCGGATCTCATTATGTTGCTGAGGCAGGAACCATGCAGCGCGCCTTGAAGGCGATTCGTTTGGAATTGCTCACTCGTCTGGGAGAGTTGCGTGCTGAAAATCTCGAATTGTATGCGCAACGGTTGGAGCAGCGCACTAATTATGATTTGGAAATGATGGAGGAATTGGGCTATTGCAGCGGCATCGAAAATTATTCGCGCCATCTCGATGGCCGTCAGCCCGGCGATCCGCCTCATACATTGCTCACCTATTTCCCCAAAGACTTTCTGCTTGTCGTCGATGAGAGCCACATGTCCATTCCTCAGGTTGGCGCTATGTTTCGCGGCGATCGATCCAGAAAAGATAAATTGGTGGAATACGGATTTCGATTGCCTTGTGCCCGTGACAATCGACCTCTCATGTTTCAAGAATTCGAAGAGCGGTTGAACCAAGTTATTTATATCAGTGCCACACCGGCGGAATGGGAGTTGAAAAAGAGTGAGGGCGTTATCGTTGAGCAAGTGGTCAGACCCACAGGCTTGGTAGATCCGGAAGTGGACATACGCCCCGTTGCCAACCAAGTAGATGACCTGCTCCACGAAGCACGCGAACGAGCCGAGCTCGGCGAAAGAACGCTTATCACAACGTTAACCAAACGCATGGCAGAAGATTTGACCGCCTATTACACCGATTTAGGATTGCAGGTACGGTATATGCACGCCGATGTGGAGACCCTTGAGCGCATAGAACTGATACGTCAATTGAGGCAAGGAGTCTACGACGTGCTCATTGGTATCAACCTTTTGCGTGAAGGCTTGGATTTGCCGGAGGTTTCCCTCGTCGCCATTTTAGATGCCGACAAGGAAGGGTATCTGAGATCGGAGACCAGTTTGATCCAGACTTGCGGACGAGCCGCCCGCCATCTCCATGGCCGTGTCATTATGTATGCAGACAAGATCACCGGCGCCATGAGGCGGGCAATCGATGAAACGAATCGACGCCGCGAAAAACAATTAGCCTACAATAAAAAGCATGGTATTACAGCGCGATCCATTCAAAAGGCAGTGCCCGATCTGCTCGGTACGCTGTGCGAACGCGACTATGTGACTTTGGCGAAGGTTGCGGAAACTCCCGAAGTGTATATGTCGGATCAAGACTTTAATAAGACCATTGTTGACTTGCGAAAAAAGATGAAGGAAGCTGCAGAACTCTTAGAATTTGAGCAAGCGGCAAAGTACCGCGATCGCTTATTGGAATTAGAACGCAAAAAAGTGGAGTTGGGTATTTAATCACGTCTAAGAGCGGCAGGGAGCCTGTTTTTATTTGCGGATGATAGGCGTGACGGGAAAGAAAGTACGGCGTCATTGTGTTAACGCAAGGGCGTGCTTGCGGGTATTGCTATACCACTGCGGCGCAGACGCCTTAAAAATGATTGCTTTGTTTGATTATCAAAAAGAGTAATGATACTATTTTTCGTAAGCGGGTTAAGTTCTAAAAGAGGACTTCAACATGAATTGTAGCGGTGTACAAACACTTTAACGGGAGAGAAGCTATGAGAAATGTAGTAGTTGCATCGGCGGTACGTACGGCTATAGGAACTTTCGGAGGCACACTCAAAGACGTCCCTTCTATCGATTTGATGGGAATGGTGGTGCGCGAGGCAGTGGAGCGTTCGGGCGTGCCGCCCGAATTTGTAGGCGATGTTATTATTGGACAATGCATGCAGCGCATGGATGAGTCGCCTTCAGGACGTCTCGCAGCATTGAAGGCAGGCTTGCCCATAGCTGTGCCCGGTTTGACGATTCACCGTAATTGCGCTTCCGGCATGCAGTCTGTCATCTATGGAGCGCAACAAATTATGTTGGGCGATATGGATGTGGTCGTTGCCGGCGGCGTGGAAGTCATGAGCCGTGTCCCTTATGTTATGAAGGATGCACGCTGGGGGAAACGGTTGCAGCACGGCGTTATGTCTGATGGTATCTGGGACGGCTTGACCGATCCCTATTGCGGATTGATCATGGGACTCACTGCAGAAAACCTGGCGGAAAAGTACGCTATTTCCCGAGAGGAACAGGATGAAATTGCCATGCGTTCCCACAATAACGCGGAAGCGGCAACCAATGCAGGTAAATTCAAAGAGGAAATTATGCCTGTTGAGATTCCTCAGCGAAAAGGTGATCCTCTGGTTTTTGACCGTGATGAGCACGTTCGACTCGGTATGACTATGGATCAATTGGTCAAACTGAGACCCAGCTTCAAGCCTGATGGTACGGTGACGGCGGGCAATGCTTCGGCCATCAATGACGCTGCTGCGGCACTGGTTCTTGTCGCGGAAGAGAAAGCAGAATCACTGGGCGTCACGCCTATTGCTCGCCTCAAAGGCTACGGAACGGCTGCGGTAGAACCGGAATTAATGGGCTATGGGCCCGTGCCTGCTACCCAACAAGCCTTGCTGCGCACAGAACTCAAATTAGATGACATTGATCTGATTGAGCTGAATGAAGCTTTTGCCGCCCAATACCTTGCTTGTGAAAAGTTGCTCAAGCTGAACCGAGATATTACCAACGTCAACGGTTCGGGTATTGCTTTGGGTCATCCCGTAGGATGCACGGGTGCGCGGATTATTGTGTCCTTGCTGCATGAGATGAAACGGCGCGGCAACAGCTTGGGGCTTGCTACCTTATGTGTCGGCGGCGGCATGGGCCAGGCATCTATTTGGGAGATGTGTTAATCCCGGTTATAGTTTACAGCCTATAGGTCTTGCGTGATTAAGAGTGATCTTTCACGTCATAGGCGATGAGTGCGTCGCCATGGCGAATATATAAAACACCCTTTACAATGGCGGGATGCGCCCAATGCCGGCCATCTCCGTCGGTGACCCGAAATTTGCCGCCATGTTGAAACGCTTTGCTATCCGCTTTCACCAGATGGACGAAGGCGCGCGATGATCCTTCATAAATGTAGAGCATGCCATCAGCATAAATAACTACGCCTTGGCGCACTTCAGGCGCGGTCCACATGACTTCGCCGCTTTTCATATCAAGACAAACGAGACGGTTACCCTGCATGTGGCTGGTTCCGTAGAGATAGCCTTGATCCAGCACCAGTCCATGATGTTGGCAATCAAGGGCATCGGTTTGCCACACTTTTTCATACGAACTGCCGTCTTCGGAAAGGCGTATGGCGCCGTTCTCGGATTCATATCCACCCGTATAAAAGAGCAGTCCGTCGAGATACATGGGGCTTACCGCATGAATCCCGTCTCGGGTGAGATGTTCGATTTTCCATAAGAGCCGCCCATCTTCCGCATCCATACAGGCGAGAAAATTAGCCGTTTCTGTGAATAGAAGCCGCCGGCCGTTGTGGGTGTAAATAACGGGCGCACAATAGGACGCTTCATCGCTGAAGCCCTTTGTCGACCACAAGGTTTCGCCGGTATGTTTATCGAGGGCGGCAACTGCGGCATCAGTACCGCCGGGCGTGCAGATTAGCCGCTCGCCGTCAATCAAGAGTGATTCCGCCAAGGTGTACATGATGTTTGGGCCTTGAAAGCGTTCAAGAATGTTGACGCTCCACCGTTTTTCTCCGCTCGGAATATGAAGGCAGAAGAGTTCCCCCAAACCGGAGAGCATGTAGAGATAATCGCCGTCAATGGTGGGCGTAGAACGGGGGCCGGGCGCCTGAGTATCTTCTGTTTCCGGACCTGTAGGAATGGTGCGTTCGATTACCCCATCTTCATTCAACACGAAGATCGCGGAGTTTTCATCGTCCACCATGCCCGGCACATAGAGTTTCCCGTCTACAATAGATGGTGATGAATAGCCATTTCCCAATCCTGTTGTCACCCACAGTTTTGGCGGCCCTTCGTCGGGCCATGCTTTTAATAATCCTGTTTCTTCAAAGCGCCCATCTCGTTGCGGTCCCCGAAATTGCGGCGAACCTTCACCGAAACTG
The DNA window shown above is from Candidatus Hydrogenedentota bacterium and carries:
- a CDS encoding PQQ-binding-like beta-propeller repeat protein; its protein translation is MKGYVLSLLLMGCLALSSFGEGSPQFRGPQRDGRFEETGLLKAWPDEGPPKLWVTTGLGNGYSSPSIVDGKLYVPGMVDDENSAIFVLNEDGVIERTIPTGPETEDTQAPGPRSTPTIDGDYLYMLSGLGELFCLHIPSGEKRWSVNILERFQGPNIMYTLAESLLIDGERLICTPGGTDAAVAALDKHTGETLWSTKGFSDEASYCAPVIYTHNGRRLLFTETANFLACMDAEDGRLLWKIEHLTRDGIHAVSPMYLDGLLFYTGGYESENGAIRLSEDGSSYEKVWQTDALDCQHHGLVLDQGYLYGTSHMQGNRLVCLDMKSGEVMWTAPEVRQGVVIYADGMLYIYEGSSRAFVHLVKADSKAFQHGGKFRVTDGDGRHWAHPAIVKGVLYIRHGDALIAYDVKDHS
- a CDS encoding acetyl-CoA C-acetyltransferase → MRNVVVASAVRTAIGTFGGTLKDVPSIDLMGMVVREAVERSGVPPEFVGDVIIGQCMQRMDESPSGRLAALKAGLPIAVPGLTIHRNCASGMQSVIYGAQQIMLGDMDVVVAGGVEVMSRVPYVMKDARWGKRLQHGVMSDGIWDGLTDPYCGLIMGLTAENLAEKYAISREEQDEIAMRSHNNAEAATNAGKFKEEIMPVEIPQRKGDPLVFDRDEHVRLGMTMDQLVKLRPSFKPDGTVTAGNASAINDAAAALVLVAEEKAESLGVTPIARLKGYGTAAVEPELMGYGPVPATQQALLRTELKLDDIDLIELNEAFAAQYLACEKLLKLNRDITNVNGSGIALGHPVGCTGARIIVSLLHEMKRRGNSLGLATLCVGGGMGQASIWEMC
- the uvrB gene encoding excinuclease ABC subunit UvrB, which translates into the protein MPKKTEQKNLKKPDEPLLFSLVSEFEPAGDQPEAIDSLTRGVCEGLPHQVLLGVTGSGKTFTIANVIARVNRPTLVLAHNKILAAQLYGEFKALFPHNAVEYFVSYYDYYQPEAYIPTTDTYIEKDSSINEEIDKMRHAATRAVLTRRDCIVVASVSCIYGIGSPQAYLSLRVTLERGKVFPREALLDSLIAMQYTRNDIDFHRGTFRVRGDIVDVFPAYEGDRAIRIEYFGDEVDQLSEIDPLRGVTIRKTNRVDIFPGSHYVAEAGTMQRALKAIRLELLTRLGELRAENLELYAQRLEQRTNYDLEMMEELGYCSGIENYSRHLDGRQPGDPPHTLLTYFPKDFLLVVDESHMSIPQVGAMFRGDRSRKDKLVEYGFRLPCARDNRPLMFQEFEERLNQVIYISATPAEWELKKSEGVIVEQVVRPTGLVDPEVDIRPVANQVDDLLHEARERAELGERTLITTLTKRMAEDLTAYYTDLGLQVRYMHADVETLERIELIRQLRQGVYDVLIGINLLREGLDLPEVSLVAILDADKEGYLRSETSLIQTCGRAARHLHGRVIMYADKITGAMRRAIDETNRRREKQLAYNKKHGITARSIQKAVPDLLGTLCERDYVTLAKVAETPEVYMSDQDFNKTIVDLRKKMKEAAELLEFEQAAKYRDRLLELERKKVELGI
- a CDS encoding bifunctional (p)ppGpp synthetase/guanosine-3',5'-bis(diphosphate) 3'-pyrophosphohydrolase; this translates as MSQTLVTLMRELKKHYDPEDLGLVRHAFRVANEAHQDQLRASGEPYISHSLGVATILAELGLDPVTCAAALLHDVVEDTIHKIPIILQEFGDEIAWIVEGVTKISGLRFLNDDKEREEQQAQNIRKMLVATAKDLRVIMIKLADRLHNMRTLSHLKIEDQKRIARETLDIYAPLANRLGISRWKWELEDHSFRVLMPEIYRKISKLVAMKRNDREEFLENTIAYLEPRLKESEVAARVIGRPKHLYSIYEKMTHQGKDFSQVMDVLAIRIITQTEAGCYNALGVVHGVWTPIPGRLKDYIAMPKLNMYQAIHTTVMRENGFPMEVQIRSENMDYIAREGVAAHWRYKEGDSRQQDKLGSQLAWLQKMYEWLKDVGSHENLMDSMRMDFSSANIYVFTPRGEVKELPQGATPLDFAYLVHSYIGHHCIGARVNGKMVSLRYNLQMGDSVEILTSKNQEPHLDWIDVVVTGRARTRIRQRLRELGEMAPAEEQKVGVRTRHVRGSRRTMPTAEVVREVDEASRQKLIRVEGLKGMLVQFAKCCNPMPGHAIIGYVTRTPGISIHRVECKSFARSARDHTRVVHACWDGESHMLAKIRLITRNRPNLLADITNALRPLNIDILNAHFGPGENENNYFDFQFEATNEENIEKAAQAVLAVPGVFNSIHLGVQDPCDRKIPKNAKKNRAKELKETG